A region of Streptomyces sp. WMMC500 DNA encodes the following proteins:
- a CDS encoding TrkA C-terminal domain-containing protein codes for MSTTPLPGIGVKYDLTTRAQKKHLSVIAHRDGTRSINVYRSDDPDACSLSLHLNGGEAAALIDALMPAHHSPNLLHTTDLGLVAERVELSATSYWNGRVLGETRIRTETGASIVAVLRRAEAIPSPTPDFRFAGGDTLIVIGTREGIEAAAALLGRE; via the coding sequence ATGAGCACCACGCCGCTGCCGGGGATCGGCGTGAAGTACGACCTCACCACACGTGCGCAGAAGAAGCACCTGTCGGTGATCGCGCACCGGGACGGCACCCGGTCGATCAACGTCTACCGCTCCGACGACCCGGACGCCTGCTCGCTGTCGCTGCATCTGAACGGCGGAGAGGCGGCGGCGCTGATCGACGCGCTCATGCCCGCGCACCACAGCCCGAACCTGCTGCACACCACCGACCTGGGGCTGGTCGCCGAGCGCGTCGAGCTGTCGGCCACGTCGTACTGGAACGGCCGGGTGCTGGGCGAGACCCGGATCCGTACCGAGACGGGCGCGTCGATCGTGGCCGTACTCCGGCGCGCGGAGGCCATCCCCTCCCCCACTCCGGACTTCCGGTTCGCCGGCGGCGACACACTCATCGTGATCGGCACCCGCGAAGGCATCGAGGCGGCCGCGGCGCTGCTCGGGCGGGAGTGA
- a CDS encoding bifunctional serine/threonine-protein kinase/ABC transporter substrate-binding protein, with the protein MRALRADDPDELGGHRLLARLGAGGMGVVYLARGGDGALVALKVIRPEHAANQAFRARFRREVRLASGLTGRWVVPVTAADAEARAPWLATAFVPGPALVEAVDGYGPLPPYAVASLGARLAEALAEVHAAGLVHRDVKPGNVLLALDGPRLIDFGIAHDSGATALTAPDAVIGTPGYLAPEQIRTGGRAGPPSDVFALGCVLAYAATGRRPYGTGNAAAVLYRTVHEAPDLAGLERLPRGLRTAITACLAKAPDDRPTAAELRTTLATEPAAAAAPEPAAPADPRVPAPPPPDAATRVLRDVAPAGPASETLPYVEGDAAGGGGEGGGPEGHPGGDPHGGDRAAEAGEAHANDRHAAGTGDPRSPGVGAAAGRSDGPGSPPDDQPADVPRAGSGEPPAPGVRAADGPRGRAPAERPPGVPTGPAPAPVADPPNWLPSPVLRLVAERSARALDPPVRQTAVADAVPAPAVDTTAPGGGGPSRRRFLVVGGSAAAVLAASGAGAAALFATRGGGGNGGASQSLPTHAIAVHAALTGPQKGAGVAQERGARLAVARHNARDDARFRLSLVPYDDGGEPGRARDVARQVLAERAVRALLGPTTVETLRVAVPLYAEESMAAVNVSVDAAAAGLSRIEAPSLVSTRLSGAYHAHPILDYLTRVHGVERTAVVEDRAAGDAVRGVLTTFRESPPSEGEVSFHPVAASAGFESAVAAALAERPEAVVFAGASAQRGAACARALAAAGFDGPRTTFERMMRPEFLHEAGEAAEGWVFGAPYTAAEQGKSRAARDFTAAYRERYEGPPPRWAAEAYDAVGLIAAALDALGGGAEIVPGQVAERIVELNHAGVAKPLRFTEDLLHMLQPEKSAFLYEVRDGAFRFLGRHDQVK; encoded by the coding sequence ATGCGGGCGCTGCGGGCGGACGACCCGGACGAGCTGGGCGGGCACAGGCTGCTCGCCCGGCTCGGCGCGGGCGGCATGGGCGTGGTCTACCTGGCGCGCGGCGGCGACGGCGCGCTGGTGGCGCTGAAGGTCATCCGGCCGGAGCACGCCGCGAACCAGGCCTTCCGCGCCCGGTTCCGGCGCGAGGTGCGATTGGCGTCGGGACTGACGGGCCGCTGGGTGGTGCCGGTGACGGCGGCCGACGCCGAGGCCCGGGCGCCGTGGCTGGCCACGGCGTTCGTGCCGGGTCCCGCGCTGGTGGAGGCGGTGGACGGGTACGGGCCGCTGCCCCCGTACGCCGTCGCCTCGCTCGGCGCGCGGCTGGCGGAGGCGCTGGCGGAGGTGCACGCGGCGGGACTGGTGCACCGGGACGTCAAGCCGGGCAACGTGCTGCTCGCGCTCGACGGGCCGCGCCTGATCGACTTCGGCATCGCGCACGACTCCGGTGCGACGGCGCTGACGGCGCCCGACGCGGTGATCGGCACGCCCGGCTATCTCGCGCCGGAGCAGATCAGGACGGGCGGCCGGGCGGGGCCGCCGAGCGACGTGTTCGCGCTGGGGTGCGTGCTGGCGTACGCGGCCACGGGCCGCCGCCCGTACGGCACGGGCAACGCGGCGGCGGTCCTGTACCGCACGGTCCACGAGGCGCCGGACCTCGCGGGTCTGGAGAGGCTGCCGCGGGGGCTGCGGACCGCGATCACCGCCTGCCTGGCGAAGGCCCCGGACGACAGGCCCACCGCGGCGGAGTTGCGCACGACCCTGGCCACGGAGCCGGCTGCTGCAGCGGCCCCGGAGCCGGCGGCACCCGCCGACCCGCGCGTTCCCGCGCCCCCGCCGCCGGACGCGGCCACCCGGGTGCTGCGCGACGTCGCCCCGGCGGGACCGGCCTCGGAGACGCTGCCGTACGTCGAGGGCGATGCCGCAGGAGGGGGCGGGGAAGGCGGCGGGCCCGAAGGGCACCCGGGTGGGGATCCGCACGGGGGCGACCGGGCCGCGGAAGCCGGGGAGGCACACGCGAACGACCGGCACGCGGCCGGCACCGGCGATCCGCGCTCCCCCGGCGTAGGCGCAGCCGCGGGCCGCTCCGACGGCCCCGGTTCGCCCCCGGACGACCAGCCCGCGGACGTCCCCCGCGCCGGCTCCGGAGAACCGCCGGCCCCCGGCGTACGCGCGGCGGACGGGCCACGCGGACGCGCTCCGGCCGAACGCCCGCCCGGTGTCCCGACCGGCCCGGCGCCCGCGCCTGTTGCCGACCCGCCGAACTGGCTGCCCTCCCCGGTGCTGCGGCTCGTCGCCGAACGGTCCGCCCGGGCGCTCGACCCGCCGGTGCGGCAGACCGCCGTCGCCGACGCCGTGCCGGCCCCGGCGGTGGACACCACCGCGCCCGGGGGCGGCGGCCCCTCCCGGCGCCGGTTCCTCGTCGTCGGCGGGTCCGCCGCCGCCGTGCTCGCCGCCTCGGGAGCCGGGGCCGCCGCGCTCTTCGCCACGCGCGGCGGCGGCGGCAACGGCGGCGCCTCGCAGAGCCTGCCCACCCATGCCATCGCCGTGCACGCGGCCCTGACGGGCCCGCAGAAAGGGGCAGGCGTCGCCCAGGAGCGCGGCGCCCGGCTCGCCGTGGCGCGGCACAACGCCCGCGACGACGCCCGCTTCCGGCTCTCCCTCGTTCCGTACGACGACGGCGGCGAGCCCGGCCGGGCGCGGGACGTGGCGCGTCAGGTGCTGGCCGAGCGCGCCGTACGCGCGTTGCTCGGCCCGACCACGGTCGAGACCCTGCGCGTCGCGGTCCCGCTGTACGCGGAGGAGTCGATGGCCGCCGTGAACGTGTCGGTCGACGCCGCCGCGGCCGGGCTGTCCCGGATCGAGGCGCCGTCGCTGGTGAGCACCCGGCTGTCGGGCGCGTACCACGCGCACCCGATCCTCGACTACCTGACCCGGGTGCACGGCGTGGAGCGCACCGCCGTCGTGGAGGACCGGGCCGCGGGCGACGCGGTCCGGGGAGTGCTGACGACCTTTCGCGAGTCGCCGCCCTCGGAGGGCGAGGTGAGCTTCCACCCGGTTGCGGCGTCGGCCGGGTTCGAGTCCGCCGTCGCCGCGGCCCTGGCGGAGCGGCCCGAAGCGGTCGTCTTCGCCGGTGCCTCCGCGCAGCGCGGGGCGGCCTGTGCGCGCGCGCTCGCCGCGGCGGGATTCGACGGGCCGCGGACCACGTTCGAGCGGATGATGCGGCCGGAGTTCCTGCACGAGGCCGGGGAGGCGGCCGAGGGCTGGGTGTTCGGCGCGCCGTACACGGCGGCGGAGCAGGGGAAGTCCCGGGCGGCCCGGGACTTCACGGCCGCGTACCGCGAGCGCTACGAGGGGCCGCCGCCCCGATGGGCCGCCGAGGCGTACGACGCGGTGGGCCTGATCGCCGCCGCGCTCGACGCGCTGGGCGGCGGCGCGGAGATCGTGCCGGGCCAGGTCGCGGAGCGGATCGTGGAGCTGAACCACGCGGGCGTCGCCAAGCCGCTGCGCTTCACCGAGGATCTGTTGCACATGCTCCAGCCGGAGAAGTCGGCGTTCCTGTACGAGGTCCGGGACGGGGCCTTCCGCTTCCTCGGCCGCCACGACCAGGT
- a CDS encoding ABC-F family ATP-binding cassette domain-containing protein, with amino-acid sequence MTTAQLSLHTVTKRYGERTVLADVTLTVRPGEKAGVIGDNGSGKSTLLRLLAGRTGPDTGETTLATPGGLGYLPQSLDLLPRATVQDAVDAALAELRALEAELRRAESALAGAAPGAPLDGALAAYGRLVEEYETRDGYRADTRVDAALAGLGLPALARDRRLGTLSGGERSRLALAATLAARPEVLLLDEPTNDLDDGAVAWLEDHLRAHRGTVVAVTHDRLFLERLTTTVLEVDAGRVTRYGDGYDGYLAAKAAERARRLREYEEWRAELARSRRLAEAAATRLAAIPRSQPLAVFGHGAFRTRSRGHGAAGRIRNAKERVARLTANPVPPPPQPLVFRARPAVGAAAHREERGPGVPSADGGAAAQPGVVRDATPAAPPGAPDPAPAAELAGVVVGDRLRVPSLRLGAAGRLLVTGPNGAGKTTLLRVLAGELRPDSGVVRVPGRVGHLRQEETAWPPGATVLRAFAGDRPGTPDEHAARLLSYGLFRPADLRLRVRELSYGQRRRIDLARLIAEPVDLLLVDEPTNHLSPALVEELEQALAGYAGALVVVTHDRRMRAAFTGTRLELRAGTPQPPE; translated from the coding sequence ATGACCACCGCACAACTCTCCCTCCACACCGTCACCAAGCGCTACGGCGAGCGCACCGTCCTCGCCGACGTGACGCTCACCGTCCGCCCCGGCGAGAAGGCCGGCGTCATCGGAGACAACGGCTCCGGCAAGTCCACGCTGCTGCGGCTCCTCGCCGGCCGGACCGGCCCCGACACCGGCGAGACGACCCTCGCCACCCCCGGCGGCCTCGGCTACCTGCCGCAGAGCCTCGACCTGCTGCCGCGGGCCACCGTCCAGGACGCGGTCGACGCGGCGCTGGCCGAACTCCGCGCGCTGGAGGCGGAGCTGCGGCGGGCCGAGTCCGCGCTCGCCGGGGCGGCGCCGGGCGCGCCGCTGGACGGGGCGCTGGCCGCGTACGGGCGGCTCGTCGAGGAGTACGAGACCCGCGACGGCTACCGTGCGGACACCCGCGTCGACGCCGCCCTCGCCGGCCTCGGCCTGCCCGCCCTCGCGCGCGACCGCCGCCTGGGCACCCTCTCCGGCGGCGAGCGCTCCCGCCTCGCCCTGGCGGCGACGCTGGCGGCACGCCCCGAGGTCCTGCTGCTCGACGAACCGACCAACGACCTGGACGACGGGGCGGTCGCCTGGCTGGAGGACCACCTGCGCGCGCACCGCGGCACGGTCGTCGCGGTCACCCACGACCGGCTGTTCCTGGAACGGCTGACGACGACGGTCCTGGAGGTCGACGCCGGCCGGGTCACCCGCTACGGCGACGGCTACGACGGCTACCTTGCCGCGAAGGCAGCCGAACGCGCCCGCCGGCTGCGCGAGTACGAGGAGTGGCGCGCGGAACTCGCCCGCAGCCGGCGGCTCGCGGAGGCCGCCGCGACGCGCCTCGCGGCGATCCCGCGGTCCCAGCCCCTGGCGGTCTTCGGCCACGGCGCGTTCCGGACCCGCAGCCGGGGCCACGGCGCGGCGGGCCGCATCCGCAACGCGAAGGAACGCGTCGCCCGCCTCACGGCGAACCCGGTCCCGCCCCCACCGCAACCGCTGGTGTTCCGGGCCCGGCCGGCGGTCGGTGCGGCGGCGCACCGGGAGGAGCGGGGGCCCGGGGTGCCGTCCGCCGACGGCGGGGCGGCGGCACAACCCGGCGTGGTGCGGGACGCGACGCCGGCCGCGCCGCCCGGCGCACCGGACCCCGCGCCGGCCGCGGAGCTGGCCGGCGTGGTCGTCGGGGACCGGCTGCGGGTGCCCTCGCTGCGGCTCGGAGCGGCCGGGCGGCTGCTCGTCACCGGACCCAACGGGGCGGGGAAGACCACCCTCCTGCGCGTCCTCGCCGGCGAGCTGCGCCCGGACTCCGGGGTGGTGCGGGTGCCCGGCAGGGTGGGGCATCTGCGGCAGGAGGAGACCGCGTGGCCGCCCGGCGCCACCGTGCTGCGGGCCTTCGCCGGAGACCGGCCCGGCACCCCGGACGAGCACGCCGCCCGGCTGCTGTCGTACGGCCTGTTCCGCCCGGCGGACCTGCGGCTGCGCGTGCGCGAGCTGTCGTACGGGCAGCGCCGCCGCATCGACCTCGCGCGGCTCATCGCCGAGCCGGTCGACCTGCTGCTCGTCGACGAGCCGACGAACCACCTGTCGCCCGCGCTCGTCGAGGAACTGGAGCAGGCGCTCGCCGGCTACGCCGGCGCGCTGGTCGTGGTCACCCACGACCGCCGCATGCGCGCGGCCTTCACCGGCACCCGCCTGGAACTCCGCGCGGGCACCCCGCAGCCGCCGGAGTGA
- a CDS encoding PP2C family protein-serine/threonine phosphatase codes for MHVATIVSSRWFVATLFVVITLADLVTTDGESLGALFSVIPVLVAVNGRRSAVVAAGTLGVVLAALLSWYNHDSGTAQFFARFIAVVGATALGLVVQTVRVDREKRLARAQRIADVAQRALLPVPPDRVGPFAVAASYASAAHDAQVGGDLYDVVDTGSGLRAVIGDVRGKGLPAVRISGGALGVFRAVGHDERDLPLIARRMEHIVLREAGPEDFVTVLLVEVTTGGRCTLLSYGHPPPLVRNAAGEVREAPVAAHPPLGLGLLRAAAPDDGPAPRAGHGSGVVPATDPAIDPLAAPPPGAPARTTELILAPGDELLLVTDGVLEARNAGGEFYPLVPRYAACLSPADPPAEVLAALNADMRVYTGGELDDDSALLLLRYMPPLPGERSSSAGADSLR; via the coding sequence ATGCACGTCGCCACGATCGTTTCCTCCCGGTGGTTCGTGGCGACCCTCTTCGTCGTCATCACGCTCGCCGACCTGGTGACCACCGATGGGGAGTCGCTCGGGGCGCTGTTCTCGGTCATCCCGGTGCTCGTCGCGGTGAACGGCCGGCGGTCCGCCGTCGTCGCCGCCGGCACCCTGGGAGTGGTGCTGGCAGCCCTGCTGAGCTGGTACAACCACGACTCGGGCACCGCCCAGTTCTTCGCCCGGTTCATCGCCGTCGTCGGCGCCACCGCACTCGGGCTCGTCGTCCAGACCGTACGCGTCGACCGCGAGAAGCGGCTCGCGCGGGCGCAGCGCATCGCGGACGTGGCGCAGCGTGCCCTGCTGCCGGTGCCGCCCGACCGCGTCGGGCCCTTCGCCGTCGCCGCCAGCTACGCGTCCGCCGCGCACGACGCGCAGGTCGGCGGCGACCTCTACGACGTGGTGGACACCGGCTCCGGTCTGCGGGCCGTGATCGGCGACGTACGCGGCAAGGGGCTGCCCGCAGTGCGCATCAGCGGCGGCGCGCTCGGCGTCTTCCGCGCCGTCGGGCACGACGAGCGGGACCTGCCGCTGATCGCCCGCCGGATGGAACACATCGTGCTGCGCGAGGCTGGACCGGAGGACTTCGTCACCGTGCTGCTCGTGGAGGTCACCACGGGCGGCCGCTGCACCCTCCTGTCGTACGGGCATCCCCCGCCCCTGGTCCGCAACGCCGCGGGCGAGGTGCGCGAGGCCCCGGTCGCCGCCCACCCGCCGCTGGGCCTCGGCCTGCTCCGGGCCGCCGCCCCCGACGACGGCCCGGCACCCCGCGCCGGCCACGGCTCCGGAGTCGTCCCCGCCACCGACCCCGCGATCGACCCCCTCGCCGCGCCGCCCCCCGGCGCCCCGGCACGGACCACCGAGCTGATCCTCGCCCCGGGCGACGAACTGCTCCTCGTCACCGACGGCGTCCTGGAAGCCCGGAACGCCGGCGGCGAGTTCTACCCGCTGGTTCCGCGCTACGCCGCCTGCCTCAGCCCCGCGGACCCGCCCGCGGAGGTGCTCGCCGCGCTCAACGCCGACATGCGCGTCTACACCGGCGGCGAACTCGACGACGACTCCGCGCTGCTCCTGCTGCGCTACATGCCGCCGCTGCCGGGCGAACGCTCGTCCTCCGCCGGCGCCGACTCGCTCCGCTGA
- a CDS encoding bifunctional serine/threonine-protein kinase/ABC transporter substrate-binding protein translates to MEQLHPSDPAHLGGNRLLGRLGAGGMGVVYLARTKAGTPAAVKVIQPEYAEQPEFRARFRREAASARRVASPWVVPVLDADTEADAPWLATAFVPGPSLAEAVTACGPLPDHGVRVLGKVLARAVAAVHAAGLVHRDLKPGNVLLALDGPRLIDFGIARPTAAEETELTADSMVVGTPGFLSPEQARSQPVGPASDVFSLGCVLAYAATGRPPFGTGAPDALLYRTVHDEPDLRGIADEELRALLVRCLAKDPEARPTAAGLDAELEADAPEGGIDWLPDAVVRMVAERSAEMLQLPGIEPTEVSATPADNAGNAGDGLDTTVAAGAAGPGRRRVLALAGGGAVFLAAGGGALWAVLRDDEDPPAEASGPRRTIGLHADLTGPQKAAGTAQERAARLAVAQFNARRNKPFTLDLAVADDGGDPARALTAARRLIGNRDVLAVLGPTGYASVQATLDAYDGAGMPVLTVSEGSFSASQAALTGDPKTYFHATALGVRAAFTTVYTLIQQGATHVGLLADRAGAIRGYEHANIVHGGAADLELELYLRFVPAAAGAEALDPVVADIVDHGVDAFYYSGTPERAAVVARELAKRGFDGPRFLDEPAAGGPFTAAAADAAEGWQTLTPYVGADADSVRDFAAAYRKRFGAAPGPWAAEAYDVTRLIADRLTALARRSKRRPTREAVAASVAGAGFEGLTTTYSFDGESRQIEQGKIHHYRVEGGRFDYVGPVALPGS, encoded by the coding sequence ATGGAGCAGTTGCACCCCTCCGACCCCGCTCACCTGGGCGGGAACCGGCTGCTCGGCCGGCTGGGCGCCGGCGGCATGGGCGTGGTCTACCTCGCCCGCACCAAGGCCGGTACGCCGGCCGCGGTGAAGGTCATCCAGCCCGAGTACGCGGAACAGCCCGAGTTCCGGGCCCGCTTCCGCCGCGAGGCGGCCTCCGCCCGCCGGGTCGCGAGCCCGTGGGTGGTACCCGTGCTCGACGCCGACACCGAGGCCGACGCGCCGTGGCTGGCGACGGCGTTCGTGCCGGGCCCGTCGCTGGCCGAGGCGGTCACCGCGTGCGGGCCGCTCCCGGACCACGGCGTACGGGTGCTGGGCAAGGTACTCGCGCGCGCGGTGGCCGCGGTGCACGCCGCCGGCCTGGTCCACCGCGACCTCAAGCCGGGCAACGTGCTGCTCGCGCTCGACGGCCCGCGGCTCATCGACTTCGGCATCGCCCGGCCCACGGCGGCCGAGGAGACGGAGCTGACGGCGGACAGCATGGTCGTCGGCACGCCCGGCTTCCTCTCCCCCGAGCAGGCGCGGTCGCAGCCGGTCGGGCCGGCAAGCGACGTCTTCTCGCTGGGGTGTGTCCTGGCGTACGCGGCCACCGGCCGCCCGCCGTTCGGCACGGGCGCCCCGGACGCGCTGCTGTACCGCACGGTGCACGACGAGCCGGACCTCCGCGGCATCGCGGACGAGGAGCTGCGGGCTCTGCTCGTGCGCTGTCTGGCCAAGGATCCCGAAGCCCGGCCCACCGCGGCCGGGCTGGACGCCGAACTGGAGGCGGACGCACCGGAGGGCGGCATCGACTGGCTGCCGGACGCGGTGGTGCGGATGGTCGCCGAGCGGTCGGCCGAGATGCTGCAACTTCCCGGCATCGAACCCACCGAGGTCTCGGCGACACCGGCGGACAACGCGGGGAACGCCGGTGACGGCCTGGACACCACGGTCGCCGCGGGAGCCGCGGGCCCCGGCCGCCGCAGGGTCCTCGCGCTGGCCGGCGGCGGCGCCGTGTTCCTCGCCGCGGGCGGCGGCGCGCTGTGGGCGGTGCTGCGCGACGACGAAGACCCGCCCGCGGAGGCGAGCGGACCGCGGCGCACCATCGGGCTGCACGCGGACCTGACGGGGCCGCAGAAGGCGGCCGGCACCGCCCAGGAGCGGGCCGCCCGGCTCGCGGTGGCGCAGTTCAACGCCCGCCGGAACAAGCCGTTCACCTTGGACCTGGCCGTCGCCGACGACGGCGGCGACCCGGCCCGCGCGCTGACCGCCGCCCGGCGGCTGATCGGGAACCGCGACGTGCTGGCCGTCCTCGGCCCCACCGGCTACGCCTCCGTCCAGGCGACCCTGGACGCCTACGACGGCGCGGGGATGCCGGTGCTGACGGTGTCGGAGGGTTCGTTCAGCGCGTCGCAGGCGGCGCTGACCGGCGATCCGAAGACGTACTTCCACGCCACGGCCCTCGGCGTGCGGGCCGCCTTCACGACCGTGTACACGCTGATTCAGCAGGGCGCGACGCACGTGGGCCTGCTGGCCGACCGCGCGGGCGCGATCCGCGGCTACGAGCACGCCAACATCGTCCACGGCGGTGCGGCGGACCTGGAGCTGGAGCTGTACCTGCGCTTCGTACCTGCCGCCGCAGGCGCCGAGGCGCTGGACCCGGTGGTGGCGGACATCGTCGACCACGGTGTCGACGCGTTCTACTACAGCGGCACGCCCGAGCGCGCCGCTGTGGTCGCACGCGAGCTGGCGAAGCGGGGCTTCGACGGCCCGCGGTTCCTCGACGAGCCTGCGGCCGGCGGGCCGTTCACGGCCGCGGCGGCCGACGCGGCCGAGGGCTGGCAGACGCTGACGCCGTACGTCGGTGCGGACGCCGATTCCGTACGGGACTTCGCCGCCGCGTACCGCAAGCGGTTCGGCGCCGCGCCGGGGCCGTGGGCGGCGGAGGCGTACGACGTCACGCGGCTGATCGCCGACCGGCTGACCGCGCTCGCGCGCAGGTCGAAGCGCAGGCCCACGCGCGAGGCGGTGGCCGCGTCGGTGGCCGGGGCCGGCTTCGAGGGGCTGACGACCACCTACAGCTTCGACGGTGAGAGCAGGCAGATCGAGCAGGGGAAGATCCACCACTACCGCGTCGAGGGCGGCCGGTTCGACTACGTCGGCCCGGTGGCGCTCCCCGGCTCCTGA
- a CDS encoding cation:proton antiporter has protein sequence MHSYAVFLIEFGAIILGLGLLGRFAGRFQLSPIPLYLLAGLAFGEGGLLPLGASEDFVAIGAEIGVILLLLMLGLEYTASDLVSNLKTQYPAGLVDFTLNALPGAVMALLLGWGPVAAVVLAGVTWISSSGVIAKVLGDLGRLGNRETPVVLSVLVLEDLAMAVYLPIVTALVAGAGIAQGSVTLAIALGAAGAVLFVALRYGRLISRFVSSDDPEKLLLVVLGLTLLVAGLAQQLQVSAAVGAFLVGIALSGEVAEGAHNLLSPLRDLFAAVFFVFFGLHTDPQSIPPVILPALGLAVVTALTKIATGYWAAQRAGISVKGRWRAGGTLVARGEFSIVIAGIAVTAGVEPELGPLATAYVLVLVIIGPPAARYTEPVALRVTAWRAARQAQRVARPAAGGGEVAAGAAEAGPDTHSSGRAEALTDAEAGAGTSAAEGPRLPAQRSESAPAEDERSPGSGGM, from the coding sequence TTGCACTCCTACGCGGTTTTCCTCATCGAGTTCGGCGCCATCATCCTCGGACTCGGCCTGCTCGGGCGGTTCGCGGGCCGCTTCCAGCTCTCCCCCATCCCCCTGTACCTGCTGGCCGGGCTCGCCTTCGGCGAGGGCGGACTGCTGCCGCTCGGCGCCAGCGAGGACTTCGTGGCGATCGGCGCCGAGATCGGCGTCATCCTGCTGCTGCTCATGCTCGGCCTGGAGTACACGGCCAGCGACCTGGTCTCGAACCTGAAGACCCAGTACCCGGCCGGGCTCGTCGACTTCACGCTCAACGCCCTGCCCGGTGCCGTCATGGCGCTGCTGCTCGGCTGGGGCCCGGTCGCCGCCGTGGTGCTGGCCGGCGTCACCTGGATCTCCTCCTCCGGCGTCATCGCCAAGGTCCTCGGCGACCTCGGCCGGCTCGGCAACCGGGAGACGCCCGTGGTCCTCAGCGTGCTGGTCCTGGAGGACCTGGCGATGGCGGTGTACCTGCCGATCGTCACCGCGCTGGTCGCCGGCGCCGGCATCGCGCAGGGCAGCGTCACGCTGGCCATCGCGCTCGGCGCGGCGGGCGCGGTGCTGTTCGTCGCCCTCCGCTACGGCCGGCTGATCTCCCGCTTCGTCTCCAGCGACGACCCCGAGAAGCTGCTGCTCGTGGTCCTCGGCCTGACGCTCCTCGTCGCGGGTCTCGCCCAGCAGCTCCAGGTGTCGGCCGCGGTGGGCGCCTTCCTGGTGGGCATCGCCCTGTCGGGCGAGGTCGCCGAGGGCGCGCACAACCTGCTCAGCCCGCTGCGGGATCTCTTCGCCGCCGTGTTCTTCGTCTTCTTCGGCCTGCACACCGACCCCCAGTCGATCCCGCCGGTGATCCTGCCGGCGCTGGGGCTCGCGGTCGTGACGGCCCTGACGAAGATCGCGACCGGGTACTGGGCGGCGCAGCGCGCCGGGATCTCGGTGAAGGGCCGCTGGCGGGCGGGCGGCACGCTGGTCGCGCGCGGCGAGTTCTCCATCGTCATCGCGGGGATCGCGGTCACCGCCGGCGTCGAGCCGGAGCTGGGGCCGCTGGCGACGGCGTACGTGCTGGTGCTGGTGATCATCGGGCCGCCGGCGGCCCGGTACACGGAGCCGGTCGCGCTGCGGGTGACGGCGTGGCGGGCGGCACGGCAGGCGCAGCGGGTGGCCCGGCCGGCGGCCGGCGGCGGCGAGGTGGCCGCCGGGGCGGCGGAGGCGGGACCGGACACCCACTCCTCCGGCCGTGCGGAAGCGCTGACCGACGCGGAGGCGGGCGCCGGGACGAGCGCTGCCGAGGGGCCGCGGCTGCCGGCTCAGCGGAGCGAGTCGGCGCCGGCGGAGGACGAGCGTTCGCCCGGCAGCGGCGGCATGTAG
- a CDS encoding response regulator transcription factor, whose amino-acid sequence MNRAVKARVLLADDHALVRRGIRLILDAEPDLTVVAEAGDGAEAVALVRDGAVGVDLAILDVAMPRLTGLQAARELSRVRPGLRILILTMHDNEQYFFESLKAGAAGYVPKSVADRDLVEACRAALRDEPFIYPGAETALIRRYLDRARQGDPLPARPITEREEEILKLVAEGHSSKEIGDLLVISAKTVERHRANLLQKLGMRDRLELTRYAIRVGLIEP is encoded by the coding sequence ATGAACCGAGCGGTCAAGGCCCGCGTCCTGCTCGCCGACGACCACGCGCTGGTACGCCGCGGGATCCGGCTCATCCTCGACGCCGAGCCCGACCTGACCGTCGTGGCCGAGGCGGGCGACGGCGCCGAGGCCGTCGCGCTCGTCCGGGACGGGGCCGTGGGCGTGGACCTGGCGATCCTGGACGTCGCGATGCCCCGGCTGACCGGACTGCAGGCGGCCCGCGAGCTGTCCCGGGTACGGCCCGGGCTGCGGATACTGATCCTGACGATGCACGACAACGAGCAGTACTTCTTCGAGTCGCTGAAGGCCGGCGCCGCCGGCTACGTGCCGAAGTCCGTCGCCGACCGGGACCTCGTCGAGGCGTGCCGGGCCGCGCTGCGCGACGAGCCGTTCATCTACCCGGGTGCGGAGACGGCCCTCATCCGCCGCTACCTCGACCGCGCCCGCCAGGGCGACCCGCTGCCGGCCCGGCCCATCACGGAGCGGGAGGAGGAGATCCTGAAGCTCGTCGCCGAGGGCCACTCCTCGAAGGAGATCGGGGACCTGCTGGTCATCAGCGCGAAGACGGTGGAGCGGCACCGGGCCAACCTGCTGCAGAAGCTGGGCATGCGCGACCGCCTGGAGCTGACCCGGTACGCGATCCGCGTGGGCCTGATCGAACCCTGA